A portion of the Nitrospiria bacterium genome contains these proteins:
- a CDS encoding FHA domain-containing protein yields MNPIEKSIQGKAMVLPTDRKIGLQILEGVDVGHAFILSKKSRVTFGRDGVDVDLQDPAVSKLHCAIEVYNDVVVLRDLNSASGTFLNDFQIKDELLKDKDKIRIGATVLQIHIRMSESK; encoded by the coding sequence ATGAATCCAATCGAGAAGTCGATCCAGGGAAAAGCCATGGTTCTTCCAACGGACCGAAAGATCGGGCTTCAGATCCTGGAAGGCGTCGATGTCGGCCATGCCTTTATTCTTTCCAAGAAAAGCCGCGTTACCTTTGGCCGCGACGGCGTGGATGTGGATCTTCAAGATCCGGCTGTTTCTAAACTGCATTGCGCGATCGAAGTCTATAACGATGTGGTGGTGCTTCGGGATTTGAACAGCGCATCCGGCACCTTCCTCAACGATTTTCAGATCAAAGATGAACTGCTGAAGGATAAAGACAAGATACGGATCGGGGCCACCGTTCTTCAGATTCACATTCGCATGTCTGAATCCAAATAG
- a CDS encoding NYN domain-containing protein yields the protein MLMGIRVIVDGYNFIGSEKGLYGDIEARREDLIDRLARYRAVKGHAVTVVFDAWRSGWPDEHGELRRGIEVVFSRHGERADQVIARMADELGGACLVVSSDREVARHVLTAGGVAVSCGEFVGRLARAVSGHPDEDLPTGEKDATPAKMEKKGNPRRLSKQERRKRLRLNKL from the coding sequence ATGCTTATGGGAATCCGCGTCATCGTGGACGGGTACAATTTTATCGGGAGCGAAAAGGGGCTGTACGGAGATATCGAGGCCCGGCGCGAGGACTTAATCGACCGGCTGGCCCGTTATCGGGCGGTCAAGGGCCATGCGGTCACAGTTGTCTTTGACGCCTGGCGGTCCGGCTGGCCGGACGAACACGGCGAACTCCGCCGGGGAATCGAGGTCGTTTTCTCGCGGCACGGCGAGAGGGCGGACCAGGTGATCGCGCGAATGGCCGATGAATTGGGTGGCGCCTGTCTGGTGGTTTCCTCGGACCGGGAGGTGGCCCGTCATGTCCTAACGGCCGGCGGGGTGGCGGTTTCTTGCGGCGAATTCGTGGGACGGTTGGCGCGAGCCGTGAGCGGCCATCCGGATGAGGATCTGCCGACGGGGGAAAAAGACGCCACACCCGCCAAGATGGAAAAGAAAGGGAATCCGCGGCGGCTGTCAAAACAGGAACGCCGAAAGCGTCTTCGATTGAATAAACTATGA
- a CDS encoding N-acetylmuramoyl-L-alanine amidase, producing MVRWTLLFAIGWTMLLSAPPSKAAGRGPEKLFNAGVNCQNRLLDSPKRQKFRHNWETCIKKFNILLIQYPKSPLVEKSLFTLGELYSGLYRNSQNPKDEDKSRQYYRELIADYPEGLSAREAQKRLVDPQNPEERTSIATVQNIRHWVYSDYTRLVLDLDRDVAYRRNQPEDGEVLRITLNKTRLSPEARKDLADLNDGLLQRVTLRPSVADGIQVIINLKNLKETPKIIPLSNPERLVIDLFGPNPTDHSDRPDPPNESFTKTSSGHGTVAQAQPMDVKTIVIDPGHGGKDPGAIGRNGLTEKDVVLDIGLRLRSLIRERLGKKVIMTREDDTFIPLDDRTLIANSNKADLFVSIHVNSHPRRGTRGVEIYHLGQSSDRHAMAVAARENNVSMQSLDNLDRTVKQILFDLGRDYNMEQSQNLAFFTRQSFRTTLENRYNYTVVDHGVKRAPFYVLLNSNMPSILAEVSFISNPTEEQLLQKREYRQAIAESLFQGIRAYLNTLKPIS from the coding sequence GTGGTCCGATGGACACTCCTTTTTGCAATCGGCTGGACCATGCTGTTGTCCGCCCCGCCCTCCAAAGCCGCAGGGCGAGGCCCTGAAAAGCTCTTCAACGCCGGAGTGAACTGCCAGAATCGTCTGCTCGACTCACCCAAGCGACAGAAGTTCCGCCATAATTGGGAAACCTGCATCAAGAAGTTCAATATCCTTTTAATCCAATATCCTAAAAGTCCGCTCGTGGAGAAGTCGCTGTTTACTCTGGGCGAATTGTATAGTGGACTGTATCGCAATTCCCAAAACCCGAAGGACGAGGATAAATCCCGGCAATACTATCGGGAGCTGATTGCAGACTACCCCGAGGGTCTTTCCGCGCGGGAGGCCCAAAAACGTCTGGTCGATCCCCAAAACCCGGAAGAACGGACTTCGATCGCCACGGTTCAAAATATCCGGCACTGGGTTTATTCCGATTATACCCGGCTGGTTCTGGACCTGGACCGTGACGTCGCCTACCGGAGGAATCAGCCGGAGGATGGCGAAGTTCTGCGGATCACGCTCAACAAAACGCGTTTATCCCCGGAAGCCAGAAAAGATCTGGCCGATCTGAACGACGGCCTGCTTCAGCGCGTCACCCTGCGACCGTCCGTGGCCGACGGCATCCAAGTGATCATCAACCTTAAAAATCTCAAGGAAACGCCTAAGATCATTCCCTTGAGCAATCCGGAGCGATTGGTGATCGATCTCTTCGGTCCGAATCCAACGGATCATTCGGACCGGCCCGACCCCCCAAACGAATCCTTTACGAAGACATCGAGCGGTCATGGAACCGTCGCCCAAGCCCAGCCGATGGACGTTAAGACGATTGTGATTGATCCCGGTCACGGCGGAAAAGATCCCGGAGCGATTGGGAGAAACGGCCTGACCGAGAAGGATGTTGTCCTGGATATCGGGTTAAGGCTGCGCAGCCTCATTCGGGAGCGTTTGGGTAAGAAGGTCATCATGACACGGGAGGACGACACCTTTATCCCGTTGGACGATCGGACCCTGATCGCCAATTCGAACAAAGCCGATTTGTTTGTCTCAATCCATGTCAACTCGCATCCCCGACGAGGGACCCGCGGCGTGGAAATCTATCACCTTGGACAGTCATCCGATCGGCACGCCATGGCCGTGGCCGCCCGCGAGAACAATGTTTCAATGCAATCGCTGGACAACCTGGATCGGACCGTAAAACAGATTCTGTTCGATCTGGGTCGCGACTATAACATGGAACAGTCCCAGAACCTCGCCTTTTTCACACGCCAGTCCTTCCGGACCACGCTGGAAAACCGATACAACTACACGGTCGTCGATCATGGCGTAAAACGGGCGCCCTTCTACGTCCTGTTGAATTCCAATATGCCCAGCATCCTGGCCGAAGTCTCCTTCATCAGCAACCCGACGGAGGAACAACTCCTCCAAAAGCGCGAATACCGCCAAGCCATCGCCGAATCGCTGTTTCAGGGAATCCGCGCCTATCTGAACACGCTCAAGCCGATTTCGTGA
- the truA gene encoding tRNA pseudouridine(38-40) synthase TruA, which produces MPNIKLVVEYDGSRYHGWQRQPRLPTVQGTLEDAIAVIAQKRATLIGAGRTDAGVHAQGQVANFKIDTRLTPETWMRALNSLIPDDVVIVSAQKVSSRFHARFSAIGKIYRYRIINRRYAPAIGRQYVWTVYEPLNIRHMKSAARALIGKHDFSSFQRSDPSKDRTKGGKRTAFCHIRRLELVKRNDNLVITIEADRFLQHMVRTIVGTLVEVGRGRRSPREMSRLLEKKDRRFGGRTAPAQGLCLAQVKYNDLL; this is translated from the coding sequence ATGCCGAATATCAAGCTGGTGGTTGAGTATGACGGTTCACGGTATCACGGCTGGCAGCGTCAACCCCGTCTCCCGACTGTTCAGGGGACCCTGGAGGACGCCATTGCCGTCATCGCCCAAAAACGGGCGACGCTGATCGGAGCCGGCCGGACCGATGCGGGCGTCCACGCTCAGGGCCAGGTGGCCAATTTCAAAATCGATACCCGCCTCACCCCCGAGACCTGGATGCGGGCCCTGAACAGCCTCATTCCCGATGACGTCGTCATCGTCAGCGCACAAAAAGTCTCAAGCCGTTTTCACGCCCGCTTTTCGGCCATCGGGAAAATATACCGCTATAGAATTATAAACCGACGATATGCCCCGGCCATCGGCCGTCAGTACGTTTGGACCGTTTACGAACCTTTAAACATCCGTCACATGAAATCGGCCGCGCGGGCCCTCATCGGCAAACATGACTTTTCTTCGTTTCAGAGGTCCGATCCTTCAAAAGATCGCACAAAGGGGGGAAAACGGACGGCGTTCTGTCATATCCGCCGTCTGGAGCTCGTCAAACGAAATGATAACCTGGTCATCACAATTGAAGCCGATCGATTTTTACAACACATGGTCCGGACGATCGTGGGAACCTTGGTGGAAGTGGGAAGGGGTCGGAGAAGCCCGAGGGAGATGTCCCGCCTGCTTGAAAAAAAAGACCGCCGATTCGGCGGTCGGACGGCCCCCGCACAGGGCCTTTGTCTGGCGCAAGTAAAATATAATGATCTTCTTTAG
- the cysE gene encoding serine O-acetyltransferase produces MLDTIRRDFQVVFERDPAATNRVEVLLTYAGFHAILSHRIAHRLRSWNIPVLPRLLATLARWFTGIEIHPAARIGSGFFIDHGMGVVIGETAEIGDDVTLFQGVTIGGTGKDRGKRHPTLGNHVVVGAGAKVLGAIMIGDHVKIGANSVVLRSVPAHATVVGVPGKIIKTLTEEAPEVQMDHGNIPDPIAERLEAQERMILELKKRLEEALGERTQKPTMGDR; encoded by the coding sequence ATGTTGGATACCATCCGACGAGATTTTCAGGTCGTCTTTGAACGCGATCCGGCCGCCACCAACCGCGTGGAAGTTTTGCTGACCTATGCCGGGTTTCATGCGATTCTGAGCCACCGGATCGCCCATCGGCTCCGGTCGTGGAACATTCCGGTGCTTCCGAGGTTGCTCGCGACTCTGGCCCGCTGGTTCACCGGAATTGAGATCCATCCCGCCGCCCGCATCGGCTCCGGCTTTTTCATCGATCACGGAATGGGCGTGGTCATCGGTGAAACGGCCGAGATCGGCGACGACGTAACGCTGTTTCAGGGCGTGACGATCGGCGGAACCGGGAAGGATCGGGGAAAACGCCATCCCACGTTGGGGAACCATGTGGTGGTGGGCGCGGGGGCCAAAGTTCTGGGAGCCATCATGATCGGGGATCATGTGAAAATCGGGGCCAACTCGGTCGTGCTCCGATCCGTGCCGGCTCATGCCACCGTTGTCGGAGTCCCCGGGAAAATCATCAAGACCCTGACGGAAGAAGCGCCGGAGGTCCAGATGGACCACGGGAACATTCCGGATCCCATCGCGGAGCGGCTGGAAGCGCAGGAACGAATGATCCTTGAATTAAAGAAACGCCTGGAAGAAGCCCTGGGCGAGCGGACCCAGAAGCCAACAATGGGGGATCGATAA
- the ispF gene encoding 2-C-methyl-D-erythritol 2,4-cyclodiphosphate synthase, with protein MIFPQIRTGIGYDIHPLQEKRPLIIGGVEIPYSKGLAGHSDADVLCHAISDALLGAAAEGDLGRHFPDTDPQYKGISSLLLLEKVCDRLRAGGFAILHIDTIVIAQAPRLTPYLDEMRTRLAKTITVEEGAVNIKAKSAEGLDSIGRGESIAAQAVCTIVRV; from the coding sequence ATGATATTCCCGCAGATCCGCACAGGGATCGGATACGACATCCATCCGTTGCAAGAAAAACGACCGCTGATCATCGGAGGGGTTGAAATCCCGTATTCCAAGGGGCTGGCGGGCCATTCGGATGCCGACGTCCTCTGCCACGCCATCTCCGATGCTCTGCTGGGGGCCGCCGCGGAGGGAGATCTCGGCCGCCATTTTCCGGACACCGACCCGCAGTACAAGGGCATCTCCAGCCTTCTTCTTCTGGAAAAAGTGTGCGACCGATTGCGGGCGGGCGGGTTCGCCATTCTCCATATTGATACGATCGTCATCGCGCAGGCGCCGAGACTGACGCCGTATCTGGACGAGATGCGGACCCGGCTTGCCAAGACGATCACGGTGGAGGAGGGAGCGGTGAATATAAAAGCGAAATCGGCCGAGGGACTGGATTCGATCGGACGCGGTGAAAGCATCGCGGCCCAGGCCGTCTGCACGATCGTTCGAGTCTAA
- the ispD gene encoding 2-C-methyl-D-erythritol 4-phosphate cytidylyltransferase: MTSRVAAVIPAAGSGRRMGRSTPKQFLLLDGVPILVHTLKVFEASPLIHEVCLVVPQGHVEQCREELLEPYGLKKVTRTVSGGATRQDSVYRALSAISAEAVRVVVHDGVRPFLSPELLKRVIHASEKGQGAIAALQIKDTPKYVHEDGRVERTPDRTRMYLAQTPQVFPKNILIEAYSKAYVDGIVSTDDSSLVERLGYPVQVVEGTWDNIKITTMDDLALAEKIIRIRRSEHKRAKR; this comes from the coding sequence ATGACCTCCCGGGTCGCGGCGGTCATTCCGGCGGCCGGCAGCGGCCGAAGGATGGGGCGGTCCACTCCGAAACAATTTCTGTTGCTCGATGGCGTTCCCATTCTTGTTCATACCCTGAAGGTGTTTGAGGCTTCGCCGTTGATTCACGAAGTCTGCCTCGTCGTTCCCCAAGGTCACGTGGAACAATGTCGGGAAGAACTGCTTGAGCCTTACGGCTTGAAGAAAGTGACCCGGACCGTTTCAGGCGGGGCAACCCGTCAGGATTCGGTCTATCGGGCCCTGTCCGCGATTTCCGCCGAGGCGGTCCGCGTGGTCGTGCATGACGGTGTTCGTCCCTTTCTTTCTCCCGAATTGCTCAAAAGGGTTATTCATGCCTCCGAGAAAGGGCAAGGGGCCATCGCGGCATTGCAGATAAAGGATACGCCGAAATATGTTCATGAGGATGGAAGGGTCGAACGCACGCCGGACCGCACCCGGATGTATTTGGCCCAGACGCCTCAGGTATTTCCAAAGAATATCTTGATCGAGGCTTACTCAAAGGCGTATGTTGATGGGATCGTCAGCACGGACGATTCCAGTCTCGTGGAGCGATTGGGTTATCCCGTGCAGGTGGTCGAAGGGACCTGGGACAACATCAAAATAACTACGATGGACGACCTGGCTCTGGCGGAAAAGATCATTCGGATCCGTCGGTCCGAACACAAAAGAGCGAAGAGATGA
- a CDS encoding PIN domain-containing protein yields MVIRIIFLFLCGLAGLFLFGRGLEVNEFYLIGIMGGLLTAASGLLIEQAIRRVPSGIVLGSTAGLLIGIVAAGAIGFTANSMLPDFSSVRLPVQLFLLLLFGYLGVTIGRKIGGELQVRRSSAWVRTGPSEPSNKILDTSVIIEGRIADLCETGFLEGTFIIPQFILHELQHIADSSDSLKRARGRRGLDVLHRIQKMVDIDVRIVENDFPHIRNVDAKLVALGKEIDAKIITNDLNLNKVAELQGVRVLNINELSNSLKPVVLPGEVLRVFILKEGKEAGQGVAYLDDGTMIVVDNAKRLIGKNIDVVVTSVLQTTAGRMIFTRLREGSEKEKEEVHVTREHA; encoded by the coding sequence ATGGTCATACGGATCATCTTTTTATTCTTATGCGGGTTGGCCGGCTTATTCCTTTTTGGTCGCGGGTTGGAAGTCAACGAATTTTATCTTATCGGCATCATGGGAGGGCTTCTGACAGCGGCTTCGGGTCTCCTTATCGAACAGGCGATTCGTCGGGTTCCGTCGGGCATTGTTCTTGGATCGACGGCGGGATTACTCATCGGAATTGTGGCGGCCGGCGCGATCGGCTTTACGGCAAATTCTATGCTTCCGGACTTTTCATCCGTTCGTCTACCGGTCCAGTTGTTTCTCCTGCTGCTTTTCGGCTATTTAGGGGTTACGATCGGGAGGAAAATCGGCGGGGAGTTGCAAGTACGGAGGTCCAGCGCGTGGGTCCGAACGGGTCCGAGCGAGCCCAGTAACAAGATCCTCGATACCAGTGTGATTATTGAAGGACGGATTGCGGATTTATGCGAAACCGGATTTCTCGAGGGAACATTTATCATTCCGCAATTCATTCTTCATGAACTCCAGCATATTGCGGACTCCTCGGATTCCCTGAAGCGGGCCCGGGGAAGGCGAGGGTTGGATGTTCTTCACCGGATTCAAAAAATGGTGGATATCGATGTCCGCATCGTGGAAAACGACTTCCCTCACATCCGTAACGTGGATGCTAAGCTCGTGGCGCTCGGCAAGGAAATAGACGCCAAGATCATTACCAATGATCTGAACCTCAACAAAGTGGCGGAGCTCCAAGGGGTTCGCGTTCTGAATATCAACGAGTTGTCCAACTCGTTGAAGCCGGTGGTGTTGCCCGGAGAGGTTCTCCGCGTCTTCATCCTCAAGGAGGGCAAGGAGGCGGGGCAGGGCGTGGCCTATCTGGACGATGGAACAATGATTGTGGTGGACAACGCCAAGCGATTGATCGGAAAAAATATCGACGTGGTCGTGACCAGCGTCCTGCAGACAACCGCCGGGCGAATGATTTTCACACGGCTTCGCGAGGGGAGCGAGAAAGAGAAAGAAGAGGTCCATGTCACACGGGAACACGCATAG
- a CDS encoding patatin-like phospholipase family protein, with protein MARIGIALSGGAARCIAHLGVLDVLVNAGIPIRVVAGTSGGSVAGAFYASGRYTVEEMIRRVSRLNWWHVTQPVISRQGLFSSDRIGRFMHRFLGNLTFDQLEIPLAVVATEISTGKKVVIREGSVVKAVQASCSLPVIFKPTAYEGRLLVDGGFVSQIPVLAVREELAADFVIAVDVNFGGMDEKGPPRNMIQIATRMASLWARKNAEEEGRKADFLLSVNVSGIGLTDLGRSRELLQRGRQAAEASLANLHRQLEEKGLTGRR; from the coding sequence GTGGCCAGAATCGGTATTGCTTTGAGTGGCGGTGCGGCCCGCTGCATTGCCCATCTCGGTGTGTTGGACGTGTTGGTAAATGCTGGAATACCGATTCGCGTTGTAGCCGGAACCAGCGGGGGAAGCGTGGCGGGAGCGTTCTATGCGTCCGGTCGGTACACGGTTGAAGAAATGATCCGGCGGGTCAGTCGCTTAAACTGGTGGCATGTGACGCAACCGGTGATCTCACGGCAGGGGTTATTCAGCAGTGATCGGATCGGGCGGTTTATGCATCGATTTCTCGGAAATCTGACATTTGATCAACTGGAGATCCCGCTTGCGGTTGTCGCAACAGAAATATCCACGGGAAAGAAAGTCGTGATTCGAGAAGGCTCTGTTGTGAAAGCGGTTCAGGCGAGCTGCAGTCTCCCGGTTATTTTTAAACCGACGGCCTATGAAGGCCGACTGCTGGTGGACGGAGGGTTCGTCAGCCAGATCCCCGTCCTGGCTGTCCGGGAGGAGTTGGCGGCGGATTTCGTGATTGCGGTGGATGTGAATTTCGGGGGGATGGATGAAAAGGGTCCGCCCCGCAACATGATCCAGATCGCGACCCGTATGGCGTCGCTTTGGGCTCGGAAAAATGCAGAAGAAGAAGGGCGAAAGGCCGATTTCTTGTTAAGTGTTAACGTTTCCGGAATCGGCCTGACGGATCTCGGACGGAGCCGCGAGCTTCTTCAGCGAGGACGGCAGGCGGCCGAAGCATCCTTGGCGAATCTCCACAGGCAACTGGAGGAAAAAGGTCTGACCGGCCGGCGATAG